Genomic segment of Xanthomonas sp. DAR 35659:
CCATGGTTTCCTGCACGTGCGCCGCCTCGATGGCGTCGCCCTTGGCGCGGTTGGCGGCGAGCGCATCGCGGTAGTAGCGCAGCGCGGTGTCGGGTTCGCGCAATTCGCGGTACACGTCGGCGATGTTGGTGAGCACGGACGCCGAGGCCTCGCCCTGCGCGCGCTGGAGGTCGAGGCTGAGCGTCAGGTGGCGCAGCGCGCCGCGGAAGTCGCCGAGCCGGCGCAGCGCGGCGCCGACGTTGTTCAGATCGCGCGCCTCCGCGCCGCGATCGCCCAGCGCCCGGGACAGGGTGGCCGCGCATTCGAAGCGCTCCAGCGCCTGCGCGATGCGTTCGCGGCGAAACTCCAGAATGCCGCGGCGACGCGTGAGCTCGTAGCGCAGGCGCGCATCGTCGCGATCGACGATGTTGGCCTCGGCGCAGTCCAGTGCCTGTTCGGCGGCGGCGAAGCGCCCGGCATCCTGGCGCGCCCTGGCCTGGGCGAACAGCGCCTCCACCCGTGCCTCGCCCGCGGTCGCCGATGGCGCAAGTCGCGCGTGCTGGACGCACAGCGCCGCGTCCGGCAGCGGGCGCGGCGGCTTGGCCTCCGCACAGCCGTAGGCCGCATCGCGTGCCATCGCCGGCGCGCTCGCCGCGAGCAGGAGGCATAGCCACGCCAGGGCGTGACGTGCAGGCGAGCGGGTGCTGGCAGGGGTGGAAGGCGCATGGACGAGGAAGCCGGCGAGCGCTGACACGGCCCGGAACATCCCGTTGCATGCGGGGTGCCGCGACCGGCCGGACACCTGCGTCCCTGCTTCCACCGTCTCCATGACTCCCGGATCGATCGAGATGCGAAATGCGTGCGCCACGACGTTCGGCGCGCCAGTCACGCCCGGCGGTGGAGCCTGACCTGCGCTTGCCGCTACGACGGAACGCAGTAGAGCCGATGGGAGAGGTGTCGATCAAGCGAATGCCACATTTGCGCACGTGGCGCGTCGATCGCGGAATGCGTGTCACAGCGCGATGTGCTGCTGCATTCCAGCGGACGGCGGGAGGTCGCTGGCAGTGGCACACGTGCGTGCCCATGCGGCGCGCATCGGCAGGACGCAAGCGTTTGGTCAGGCGTCCCGCGCCGTGGATCGTCGACGCGAACGCCGTCGGTTTCAGGCCGCGCGCGGCCAGGTGCTGTCCTGCAGCAGGCGCGGGCGCGGCGGCAACTCGCGCAGCACCTCGCCGCGATGCGACAGCAGGCGCAGCGTGCCGTCGGCCTCTTCCGCGAGCGCGGTGAGGCTCTCGACCCAGTCGCCGTCGTTGGCGTAGACCAGGTCGTCGCGCTCGAACAGCCCGGCGCGGTGCACGTGGCCGCAGATCACCCCGTCCAGGCCGCGACGGCGTGCGTCGTCCAGTCCGGCGGCGACGAAGCGCTCGATGTAGCGTTCGGCCGCTCCGCTCTGCCGCTTCAGGTAATCGGCCAACGACCAGTAGCGCATGCCGAAGCGGCGACGCACGCGGTTGGTCAGTTGGTTGCCGGTGAGAATGCGGTAGTACAGCCAGTCGCCGAACTTCTCCTGCAGGCCGCCGAACTGGGTCACGCTGTCGTAGTCGTCGCCGTGCACCACCAGCAGGCGGCGGCCGTCGGCGGTGGCGTGCACCGCGCGCCGGCGCACCTGCATCGCCGGCAGCGCCAGCCCGCAGAAGCGGCGGATCGGCCGGTCGTGGTTGCCGGGCACGTAGATCAGTTCGGTGCCGCCACGGGCCAGCGCGTGCAGCGCATCGATCACGCGCTGGTGCGCCGCGCTCCACACCGCGCGGCGCTGCGCCATCCACCAGAAGTCGACGATGTCGCCGACCAGATACAGCTGTTCGCAGCGCAGGCCGCCGAGGAAATCGGCCAGTTCGCGCGCGTGGCAATGCGGCGCGCCCAGGTGCACGTCGGAAACGAACACCGCGCGGCGCGGCGACGGACTGCTGACCGGCTTCATGCCACCACCTCTGCTTCGTTGCGGGGACGTTCGAGGTAGCGCGCGCGCTTCTTGCTGCGGATGCGCTGCAGGTCCAGCTCGATCAGGCCGTCGACGGCGTCGTTGAACGCGGGATCCACGCCGAAGGCGAGGAAGCGCGCGCCGCCGGGCTCGCACAGATCGGTGTACTGCTTGTAGAGCATCGGCACCGCCGCGCCCAGCGCGTCGAGGTTGCCCTTGAGCACCTTGAAGGCGGTGTCGGCGTCCAGCTCGTCGAACGCCGGCGGCGCCTCCGGATAAGGGAACGGCCGCGCCGAGGCCGCTTCGCCGCTGGCGTCGCCGAAGTAGCGGGCGTAGTAGGCGACGATCTGCTCGCGCGCTTCATACGGCAGCGCGGCGCTGATCGACACCGCGCCGAACAGATAATGCACCTGCGGGTGGTCGCGCAAATAGGCGCCGATGCCCTGCCACAGGTAGTCGATGCTGCGGCTGCCCCAGTAATCCGGGACCACGAAGCTGCGGCCCAGTTCCATGCCGGCGGCGATGCGCGGCAGCATGGCCTCGCCGTAGCGGAACAGGGCGGCGGTGTAGAAGCCGGCCAGGCCGCGCTCGGCCAGCACCGGCGCGCCGCGCGCGACCCGGTAGGCGCCGACCACGCGCGTGGCGGCGCCGTCCCACAGCACGATGTGCTCGTACCAGGTGTCGTAGTCGTCCAGGTCCAGGCGCCGACCGGTGCCCTCGCCCACCGCGCGGAAGGTCAGCTCGCGCAGACGGCCGATCTCGCGCAGCAGCGCCGAGCCGGCGCGCAGCCGGCCGACGCGGATCTGCTTGCCGTCCAGGGTGTGGCCGAGGCTGCGCAACGCCGCCACTTCCATCGCCAGTTGCGCCGGCTCCTCGGCGGCGACCAGCGCCTCCTCGCTCGGCGCGGCCTGCCCGCCACTGCGGCCCAGCGCGTACAGCTCGCTGCGCAGGCGCCGCATCAGTTCGGTTTCGGGCAGGTCCTGCGGCAAGGCCCGGGCACGGCCCAGGCTGAGCGCGATGCGGCGCTCGCGGCGGGCGAACATCTCCCGCGCCAGCAGCGCGGTGCCGGCCGGCTTGAACAGCGCCGAGGCGCCATAGAACAGTGCCGAGTTGCGCGCGTGGATGCGCACCGGCAGCACCGGCGCGGCGGTGCGCAGGGCGAAGCGCAGGAAGCCGCGGCGCCAGCGCCCGTCGGCGACGCCGCCCCAGCCCAGCCGCGAGACCTCGCCGGCCGGGAACACGATCACGCATTGCTCCTGCGCCAGCGCCTGCTCGATCGCCCGCACGCTGGCCGGCGACGGCGCGCCGCCGAGGATGCGCACCGGCAGCAGCAGCTCGCGCAGCCCTTCCAGCGCCCACAGGAAATCGTTGGCGACGAT
This window contains:
- a CDS encoding UDP-2,3-diacylglucosamine diphosphatase; the protein is MKPVSSPSPRRAVFVSDVHLGAPHCHARELADFLGGLRCEQLYLVGDIVDFWWMAQRRAVWSAAHQRVIDALHALARGGTELIYVPGNHDRPIRRFCGLALPAMQVRRRAVHATADGRRLLVVHGDDYDSVTQFGGLQEKFGDWLYYRILTGNQLTNRVRRRFGMRYWSLADYLKRQSGAAERYIERFVAAGLDDARRRGLDGVICGHVHRAGLFERDDLVYANDGDWVESLTALAEEADGTLRLLSHRGEVLRELPPRPRLLQDSTWPRAA
- a CDS encoding lysophospholipid acyltransferase family protein; the encoded protein is MLALERRLQDRYPHWFAGRRSRLVRPLLRGLQKWSGLDALDAFLEANRDLRGFALVQAGLDFLQARYVVGPTPAECIPARGRLLIVANHPSGALDALALLDCVGQVRRDVKIVANDFLWALEGLRELLLPVRILGGAPSPASVRAIEQALAQEQCVIVFPAGEVSRLGWGGVADGRWRRGFLRFALRTAAPVLPVRIHARNSALFYGASALFKPAGTALLAREMFARRERRIALSLGRARALPQDLPETELMRRLRSELYALGRSGGQAAPSEEALVAAEEPAQLAMEVAALRSLGHTLDGKQIRVGRLRAGSALLREIGRLRELTFRAVGEGTGRRLDLDDYDTWYEHIVLWDGAATRVVGAYRVARGAPVLAERGLAGFYTAALFRYGEAMLPRIAAGMELGRSFVVPDYWGSRSIDYLWQGIGAYLRDHPQVHYLFGAVSISAALPYEAREQIVAYYARYFGDASGEAASARPFPYPEAPPAFDELDADTAFKVLKGNLDALGAAVPMLYKQYTDLCEPGGARFLAFGVDPAFNDAVDGLIELDLQRIRSKKRARYLERPRNEAEVVA